A genomic region of Herbaspirillum sp. DW155 contains the following coding sequences:
- a CDS encoding DHA2 family efflux MFS transporter permease subunit — protein sequence MPIPRTFIIPLIVACALFMEQMDSTVISTSLPALALDMHVDPISLKLALTSYLVSLAVFIPISGWMADRFGSLTIFRTAICVFMLGSILCGMSSSLPQFVAARFLQGIGGAMMVPVGRLVILRSVEKVNLVKALSYLTIPALFGPVLGPPLGGFITTYFHWRWIFFINIPISILGLYLATRFIPDLKAEQVAPLDLMGFLLSALGCSLLMMGLATAGRHLVSGEISLACVVAGMLFLCAYVWHARRASAPLIDLALLKIPTLRAGVFGGSLYRVGIGAVPFLLPLMLQLGFGYTPFHSGLLTCASAAGAMFMKTIAARFLRRHGFRRVLLVNGALGVLGLCAIGAFTPQTPYLVMVIVLLIGGCFRSLQFTSLNAISYADVDKLRLSQATSMASVAQQLSIGMGVVLAGFALQMSNEIQGHATLVAQDFWPAFLVVGAVASLALLMLRQLPPNAGAEMAGQQENKPA from the coding sequence ATGCCCATTCCACGCACCTTCATCATTCCCCTGATCGTCGCCTGTGCGCTGTTCATGGAACAGATGGATTCCACTGTCATCTCGACTTCCCTGCCGGCGCTGGCGCTGGACATGCACGTTGATCCGATTTCGCTGAAGCTGGCGCTGACCTCTTACCTGGTCAGCCTGGCGGTCTTCATTCCCATCTCCGGCTGGATGGCCGACCGCTTCGGCTCGCTGACCATCTTCCGTACCGCCATCTGCGTCTTCATGCTGGGCTCCATCCTCTGCGGGATGTCCTCAAGCTTGCCGCAGTTCGTCGCCGCGCGCTTCCTGCAAGGCATAGGCGGGGCCATGATGGTGCCGGTCGGGCGCCTGGTGATTCTGCGCAGCGTGGAGAAGGTCAACCTGGTCAAGGCGCTGTCCTATCTGACCATTCCGGCCTTGTTCGGTCCGGTGCTGGGGCCGCCGCTGGGGGGCTTCATCACCACCTATTTCCACTGGCGCTGGATCTTCTTCATCAATATTCCCATCAGCATCCTGGGCCTCTATCTGGCCACGCGCTTCATCCCTGATCTCAAGGCCGAGCAGGTGGCGCCGCTCGATTTGATGGGCTTCCTTCTTTCGGCGCTGGGCTGCTCGCTGCTGATGATGGGCCTGGCCACGGCCGGGCGGCATCTGGTCTCGGGCGAGATTTCGCTGGCTTGCGTGGTGGCGGGCATGCTGTTCCTGTGCGCCTACGTCTGGCATGCGCGCCGCGCCAGCGCACCCCTGATCGACCTGGCGCTGCTGAAGATTCCGACCTTGCGTGCGGGCGTCTTCGGCGGCTCGCTCTATCGCGTGGGCATCGGCGCCGTCCCCTTCCTGCTGCCGCTGATGCTGCAACTGGGCTTTGGCTATACGCCTTTCCATTCGGGCCTCTTGACCTGCGCCTCGGCCGCCGGAGCGATGTTCATGAAGACCATCGCCGCGCGCTTCCTGCGCCGCCACGGTTTCCGCCGGGTGCTGCTGGTCAACGGCGCGCTGGGCGTGCTGGGCCTGTGCGCCATCGGTGCCTTCACGCCGCAGACGCCGTATCTGGTGATGGTCATCGTCCTGCTCATCGGTGGCTGCTTCCGTTCGCTGCAGTTCACCAGCCTCAATGCGATTTCCTATGCCGACGTCGACAAGCTGCGCCTGAGCCAGGCCACCAGCATGGCCAGCGTGGCCCAGCAGTTGTCCATCGGCATGGGCGTGGTGCTGGCCGGGTTTGCGCTGCAGATGTCCAATGAAATCCAGGGTCATGCCACGCTGGTGGCGCAGGACTTCTGGCCGGCCTTCCTGGTGGTGGGCGCGGTGGCCTCGCTGGCCCTGCTGATGCTGCGCCAGCTGCCACCCAACGCCGGTGCCGAAATGGCGGGGCAGCAAGAGAACAAGCCCGCCTGA
- a CDS encoding DMT family transporter: protein MTYKSLWFPLGAVLIWAGNTVISKMSAGVIAPEDIAFYRWVLAALLMSPFLARPAWAARAQIRPHLGKILVLALLGMVLFQSLAYFAAATASATSMGIIASLMPLLTLILSIKLLSEPPTVGTLAGGILSLFGLAVLIGRGHPLALFEQGVVTGDVLMLLATIAYGLYGVMLRRWALPLRTWQLLYMQVLMAVVLLFPGYLLGHHSPITRDNLPILLYAGIAASILSQFLWMRGVAHLGASRCAIFVNLMPVFTVIIAVAALGEQLHGYHAIGGIITLAGVIMAQVFRQRLRWRVRTG, encoded by the coding sequence ATGACGTACAAGTCCCTGTGGTTTCCGCTGGGCGCGGTCCTGATCTGGGCCGGCAATACCGTCATCAGCAAGATGTCGGCCGGGGTCATCGCGCCGGAAGATATTGCCTTCTATCGCTGGGTGTTGGCCGCGCTGCTGATGTCGCCCTTCCTGGCGCGCCCGGCCTGGGCGGCGCGCGCGCAGATCCGCCCGCATCTGGGCAAGATCCTGGTGCTGGCGCTGCTGGGCATGGTGCTGTTCCAGAGCCTGGCGTATTTCGCTGCGGCCACGGCCTCGGCCACCAGCATGGGCATCATCGCTTCGCTGATGCCTTTGCTCACGCTGATATTGAGCATCAAGCTGCTCTCGGAACCGCCCACGGTGGGCACGCTGGCCGGTGGCATCCTGTCACTCTTCGGACTGGCGGTGCTGATCGGGCGCGGCCATCCGCTGGCGCTGTTCGAGCAGGGCGTGGTCACGGGCGATGTGCTCATGCTGCTGGCCACCATCGCCTATGGCCTGTATGGCGTCATGCTGCGGCGCTGGGCGCTGCCGCTGCGGACCTGGCAGCTGCTGTATATGCAGGTGCTGATGGCGGTGGTGCTGCTTTTCCCCGGCTACCTGCTGGGCCATCATTCGCCGATCACGCGTGATAACCTGCCGATTCTGCTCTATGCGGGCATTGCCGCGTCCATCCTGTCGCAGTTTTTGTGGATGCGCGGCGTGGCGCATCTGGGTGCGAGCCGCTGTGCCATTTTCGTGAACCTGATGCCGGTCTTCACGGTCATCATTGCGGTGGCCGCGCTGGGCGAGCAATTGCACGGCTATCACGCCATCGGCGGCATCATCACGCTGGCCGGCGTGATCATGGCCCAGGTCTTCAGGCAGCGCCTGCGCTGGCGCGTGCGTACCGGCTGA